The Argopecten irradians isolate NY unplaced genomic scaffold, Ai_NY scaffold_1133, whole genome shotgun sequence genomic sequence TTACACAGAATAGAGAGAGcacaattttatattaatgttaTATCACTACTATTCTTATCAATACACTATGCTGCTCATTTGTCCTGTATACATagtgttatattttattttcctcGTCATATCGTCATAAAAAAACGACATAGGAGAACATGTTTACAGGATGACTGGGAGTCGTACCGAAAACATGCGTCTGCTAGATAATAATTTTTATGCTTTTGTTTGCCAACAAAAAGCTTTATTTGGTCACAGTGCAACAAACTAATTCGCGGCCTTAACACACATAATTCTATAGTAACATGTATTATACGGATTCTCCATAGCGTTAACGGCATACATTCCTATATATAGAAACAACCAGTCATATATTTCGGTAAATAAATATCTAACCTCACGTTTTAGAactcataaaaaatattacaatactgcatgtccatgtcatttttgtacatgttttatgAAGCTTGAGGCGTTTATATACACTACAATTGTATATAGCAATAAGAAATCGCAAGTTTTAATTGACAGTCCACAGAATATGATATTTGACTACAGACCAAAGAGATTTTGcaaatatataaatgtgaaaCTACCCAACGGTACCGGTCTTCATATGAAATATGGTATGCATATTCAGTTCACACTTTCAAGTAGAGGCTTCAAGTGTAAGATCTGCAGCGATGTTCCATTTAGTTTTCCTGGGACGAACCGGGCTTTCCCGCTAACTACTTCATTCCCGTACACTGCTCGTTACTTGGGGTGTAAACACTTTAGCATAAAAGGGAATCGAGGTGGGAGTTATGCCCGTTGTTGTCTAGTATAAAGACCGAGGGGATGTGctggcatgtttcagtgagatagcactataaatggaCAAGAGATTCCACTGTTGCAAAGAGACATAGCATGAATAAAAACCTATGTAATTAATATGATATACCAAAAACCATAATCAACATATTAATTGCGCCCAAAATCATTTGGGCAACAAATGGAAAATACTTTAACAACGCATTTTACggtgaaaaaaacccaccaaaatACAGAAACTTCTAGGAATAAAGAATATATCCTCGAGATTCTTCGTAAGAAAGACGCCGCCTTCGCGGAATATAGGAACACTTTTCTGAAATCTTTCTGTGTCTAGAAATTTATGTCGAGGATCAGAATGTCAAAGAGTCTACACTGCAAAGAGTGAGTCCAAGAGATGCGAGTGAAACTGCATATACAATATGTAGAATCGTACATATATAGCAAGGCTATCCCTCCCATCGTCGGTTatccacgttaatcagcctacaGAGCGTAGGTACTAATCCcctacaaacatatataactgCAGTATATGGTCAATgcatatacataattacatataaataatgaaatatttccacTACCTATATCTAAAGTAAATTTTATCCGTTAACTTCAAAACAGCACAGATAACTAGTGACCCGAGCCGTTCACAATTGCATCCGTCGTTAGCCatcaatatatacaatgtttatactTATTGCACCAGTCAGGCATAGCAGTCTCATGAAGATGGCCTATTTGCAAATCGTAAGTTATAGACAGCCGTCGGTCGTCCGTTAATCGTTATACCCACCGGTAGTCATATATATCCTTACAGCAGGGTTGTTACTTTGCTTAAGCGTGACCTTATTATCATTCAGTTTCtagattattgtttttaatcGCAGTTAAACTGAATTGACAACTTCACGTGCGAATGTGCGTACATGTAGATGTGCATTGTCTATATTGACAGTTAAAGTCTACACGACCGTCGTGCTAATATTAGGAGATGTATCGTTCCGACTTTTTCAAGCATATTTtatccaaaattaaaatataaatcggCGTTAATGTTCCAACCTTAGTGGGCACAAAGAGGAAAACAAGATCACTGAATATATTTACTGAATTATGATCAGAGCCGTACTTAATGTACATTAATAATATAGGACAGACCTTGATCCAGCATGTTTTAGTGGACCTCTCTTGTTGATTTATCAAACTGCTGAATATTACCGAGAAACCGATGTCCAAGACAAGTTAAAACACGTGTGTTTGGTCTGAGGCCGGGGAGCACAGGGGTCCGAGAATaagttaaagtttatatcaactTGGACCCACCcgagtgtccatagaccatttGTAGAGGTATTAGGTTTctagattaaaacaaaaaacagtgAAGTTCATATTCTATCTGATACACGAGAAGGGAGAAAAACTCCCCGAGACAAAAACAGTCAACCACCACACCAAGTTTtagacacagggacctggcacgattttaggtactgataatatatataatatgtatactgttaaaaAAATCGTTCCAGATCCGTGGTTCTTTAGCGGctaaataataaatttttcGAGTGGGTATTATTACaattcaattaaattcaaattttttaaaCACTATTTACTATTACACATGTAATTCGATAgctaaacaaataacaacaacatgaacacaataaacatacaataaGTGTCAAAATggtactaccgttggaaagaggagtgataattttttttccattcaaGATCATCCTTCATAACTAATATACAAAGTGCGTCACTAAGATgacaccatcctcgatactccagggattccgatcacttacgatctctacacccctggactatttcatagtaaaattgggggcagctcagcggaaaagagctgaaccaatcacaggcgtgcaaacatttcatttgaaaactacagagagatcgacgcctaacatcaaagccacacgtACAGCCAACCACATTGTACCGTTACATGGCTCGGGCATGGATCGGAGCCCCCGTATCGAGGATGAGATGACAAAGGAAGTCATCAATCGGGTTTGGATCAGCGTGCATTTAACCCatagattaaaacaaattaaaacatttatacagGTACGTCCTGAAAATACCAATCGAAAATTATTCTAATTATAACTATAAGCAATCTGTCTGTAATTTTGCCACTGTCGCTCGAAAATGGGAAATGAACCCATGacaaaaattgatttaaaatttgtCGCCATgcattgaaatatataaaaatgacgtGGCCGAATACTTTTGGCACGGTATATTAGCCCAGTATGCATCGAGACTATCTAAGTGCCTAACAGAGTGAGACATTCAACGATGATACAATGATTATGTGGTTGTACAGGTCCATGTGCGTGTATATGATCAATATAGGATGTTGCAACAGAATTGGATCagtacttattttatttcataaatgtattggAATTTGCATATATCTGACCGCTTAATGTTATGTATGGAATAAAATAAGTTTACGATTATTTATTTAGTGTTTGCAAATATCTATTTTTCTTTTGGATCCGAAAAATTCGGGTGAAAAACCCATAAATTAAACACGTTCGACGTCACTTCCATCGGCAAATCGCGCGTCAATATCTTTGACGTGATCACTCTCGACGAGCCTATTTTAATGTCGCGTCATCAATTTTTGGCGTCATCAATTATTACGTCATTTCTGGCAAATTCAAAAATTCGGCAGATGAACAGGGGTTAACGTAAACAGTCAACATCCGATAAATAAGCATCTAAAATGTATAGAAATTATGGGGTAAAGGTATAACAGCCATGCCTCTTTATGACAAGACTGGCAACTAGACCCTTAAGTATAAACTTGGTATCTAGTGCATTTTGTAGTGTGCATGTAGTGAACAACGTAGTGCACTACAGTGTTATCTCTAGTACACTATGATGTTAACTCTAGTCCACTACGTAATGCACTTCAGTTTTACAGTGATGTGATACACACATGTTCCAGTATAACCTTACAAATATAAGTATAATCAAATTACGTAGTTCCGTTGTCTgcacgtcaatattgatgacatcatcgaCAATGCATGCCACGGTCACACCTcatgaagtcatgacgtcacgtaactgtcttcaggttcaaaaggttagcgcGCAATTTATCACACCCTAGGGGTTGATAGAAAAAATCTCCCATGGCTAAAaccggtgacaaatcagtgaatgatGGGAGAAAATGTTTTCTGAGCAGATTTATAATATTAGATTATCTTCCGTTAATTTGGATCAGACATGTCGCAGAGACAGAAGTTAACAATTACCAAACCAGATTTTAGTGATGTTTTAACAGTCTATGGAGAACTGGAGAACTTTCACACATCACTATATACATCACGCATGATGTAGTGCATTAGACTTGGACACACCTCAGTGAGCCATGTCGTTATGTACATTTTCAGGAAGGGCGTATACATCTCCTTTTCGCGAGCTGCAGCTCCTCTGATGATGTCGAGGGCGGTATCGGACGGGCTGGCGGCCGAATCTATGATGCGTTGAAGTGGCAATCCATTCTGAATTTCTCCTAAAGCTGTCACGGCATTATCCGTAGCTGGAATAAAATTAGAGACAGTAGGTAATCAATCCTGATAGTGAAAAGACTTCCATTTCTATCAGACAGGCAGTGTGCGAAATATATCTACATTGCGAAATGATTATTTCTTAGTATGTCCGTTTAAAGAATGTGAGCATGCGAAATTAAATCTCCAATGAATAAACCATCCATTAAACACAAAACGAGGTTTTGATTATTATCTGAAACCACTCGAGGTAATACTTCCAAGGACGAATTTCAGGAAATCTAGGGAAGggtgaaaataaataatactgCTCAAATTGTAATGCAGAAACCTCTTGTGCAATCCATATACTGTAAGCTTACTAAGCGCAGTCAAATACGAATgccaaaaactacaaaaaaaatatgatgtatTAGCATGTATATACACAAGCGAAATTCGGTGATTTAATATtggatattatacaaatatagtatTTTGATGACGTCGATTTGAAAACACCATCAATCTTTTATTATATGCACCCGGTAGTTGTATACgtacaatgaaaacaatatcaatcTTTTATTAAATGCACCCGGTAGATGTATATGTACAATGAAAAtgcataaatataaatgtacaacattACACCCGTAGCTCCATGTTCAGGACACAGTCGAATGTAAAGTTCCTTTTCCGATGAAATACACCTGTAACGTTGACACCAATgatatatcaacattaaaatcTATTCTCTTATGCTAAGTATTTCATTCAGTAAAATAATCCGTATACCGTGTTGTAACTAGCCTAGTCGGAATAAACTTCTAACTTCTTCATtattcaatggctccagacACTTATTGAATGCTGTTTCTATTTTTCTACTTCTCTAACGTGTGTATGTTGaaactttaaaagtttaaactgtaGCCATCAGCTGGtagatatcatcatcatcaccatgatCATTGAGCGTTTGTTTTTAAAGCGCCGGGAACAGGAGCGTTTTGTTACATTGCTAATgttcagcaaaaaaaaaaccgtGCAATAActattttctataaaataattCTGGAATAATAGAACGAtaaaaaatttatatttgtgaacacgtactttatatcaatgaagAATGTGACCAAAAAATCCAGGAAAAGataataaatcattatatagaatcaaagggacaattcagtgaggctaattcgttacataaccacgaagcaaaatatgacattaatgtattgttctacagtccttatgaaacatatgacaagaaatagcgacaaattccacaacattgttaagtattttgattaataccattgaaattccaaatcgttgatcaacacgattaagcaggtacaacatgtacgctgttcccttacccgagtcaaagtcacgcatgttaaacaaatgcaatacataaccgctgaggagttgatgaaattatttttagacaagaacatgcatctaataatgttaccacaactgtaagagcgatttgagtagttctagacaaaaaatgctttactacacaggcaagggtcagggttcggcatacaaggctatgtgtaatggcgattgaacatttcacatacatttgactGCAGTGGGCTTTtttgacatatcacagtaaaactaactaatctaatttccattagaactgatttgtttccgaaatatgtgcaagttttaatgaaGTCTTAgagcgaattgtccctttaacaaaaTACATGCATTAGTGCTAAATATGTGCGTTTACAGTAAGATCAATTATGAACTATATCTTATTAAAATGCCAAATTAGCGTTGCAGAGGTGGCAAAGTATTTTTTATGAACCAATACAAATGGTTTTGAAGCCAATTGATGACCAGAACGTACCTATAAATCCTATGATACACATCGTGATAGATACGTTGCTCCCCCTCATCGTCAGCTCTTGTCGGAGTCCAGTAAAGAATCCGCCCAGTGCCCACTTCGTAGAGGTG encodes the following:
- the LOC138313977 gene encoding hydroxysteroid 11-beta-dehydrogenase 1-like protein A; the protein is MRGSNVSITMCIIGFIATDNAVTALGEIQNGLPLQRIIDSAASPSDTALDIIRGAAAREKEMYTPFLKMYITTWLTEVCPSLMHYIMRDVYSDV